ACATGGGCGTCGACAAACCCAAGCTGATGGTGATGAACATGGGCGTCCCCAATGCCTTCGCCGTCGGCCGCAAGGGCGCCGGCGTCGTCTGCGTCTCGACGGAACTCATGCAGATCCTCGAGCGCGACGAACTCGAGGGGGTCATCGCCCACGAGATCGCCCACATCAAGAACCGTGACGTGATCACGATGGTCGTCGGCCAGTCCATCGGGATGATGGTCGGTTACGTCGCCTACTTCGCGGTCCTGATGGGCGGCGAGCGCAACATCGGCACCTGGATCCTCGCGATGGTCGCCTCCTCGCTAGCGAACATGCTGGTGATGGTCTTCGTGCTGGCCATCTCGCGGTACCGCGAGTACGTCGCCGACGAGGACGCCCGCCAGTACATCGGCACCGGCGAACCGCTGGCACGCGCACTCGAGAAGATTTCCAGCGGCGCGCAGGGACGCGAGTCCCAACTCGACGACAGCATGAGCGCGCTGTGTATCATGAACACCGACCGCGGCCTCATGGAGAAGCTGTTCGCGAGCCATCCGCCGACGGAGAAGCGCATCGAGAAGCTCCGCAGCTAACGATTCGCATTTCGCCGTCGACGCTGTTCTGATTTCTGTTCCCGATCCGTCATTGCTCTCGACCAGCGCACTCTGGACCGCTGGGTCTCCTCGCGGACGGTCGCCGTGGCGCTCGGCGCCAGAGACCGAGGACGATCACCGACTCGGTCGAGGCCCGGAACGCGATCC
Above is a genomic segment from Haloterrigena salifodinae containing:
- a CDS encoding M48 family metallopeptidase, translating into MTDFGLKLRMVVVGTILFAFYVGAATFLALLFGVSPILILPAGIVILPAIQYKLGKWMALRGAEEMPEDGQYREVHQMTESLSRDMGVDKPKLMVMNMGVPNAFAVGRKGAGVVCVSTELMQILERDELEGVIAHEIAHIKNRDVITMVVGQSIGMMVGYVAYFAVLMGGERNIGTWILAMVASSLANMLVMVFVLAISRYREYVADEDARQYIGTGEPLARALEKISSGAQGRESQLDDSMSALCIMNTDRGLMEKLFASHPPTEKRIEKLRS